In the Haloferula helveola genome, one interval contains:
- a CDS encoding TonB-dependent receptor codes for MFRGSLLLALGTLAAAEELPETVVLAERDGSAPGSLAFWDETEISSFAPRTIDELLATDPSFSLYRPQSAIFANPTAAGVSLRNTGATAASRTLVLRDGIPQNDPFGGWVHWARFDPWALESVRIAPASRSAAWGNLSPAGSIRLNRRPIDQNRAMLRLTAGSHGTYGGSVAANLVSDDTRLGFSFLGFTTHSDGFQTVPASQRGAIDRRLGLDFSGFDLRAVWRPTDHLTVEPALSFYDERRGNGTPVTGNTTEAFDASVRITSEDGPLSWQLLGYYQRRRFASVFSSIDSLRSTERVALNQFDVPGEGVGGAFVIRRETGDTSAVTVGADLRLLRGETNEDAGTFRRRKAGGSQNLAGIFATGEWQPRAGTRLDASLRLDRWELRDGKRIERSLTSGALLRSGFSPNREGWEPSAALSIRHDLTRRLTGHAAISTSYRLPTLNELHRPFRVRNDLTEANPNLDPERFYSIEAGLEWRPNDCFTLEASVFHHWVRDAIANVPVTDPAEIAAIFGSLPPGGTGAQRANVDEARILGLQTSAEWRPDDFWTVRFDGLWSDTEFSSSRNQPLLEDKPFPFAPDLRLIGSLTARPSDTVSVFAGIEYGSSRFDDALASRRIPSYYTCRIGGTWQATDSLSVHARVENLLDAEIVTGLGSDGIRGTGQPRSFWITAELGF; via the coding sequence ATGTTCCGCGGCAGCCTGCTTCTCGCGCTCGGCACCCTCGCCGCCGCCGAGGAGCTTCCGGAAACGGTGGTGCTGGCCGAACGCGATGGCAGCGCACCCGGATCGCTCGCCTTCTGGGATGAAACGGAGATATCCAGCTTCGCCCCCCGGACCATCGACGAACTGCTCGCGACGGATCCTTCCTTCTCCCTATATCGTCCGCAGTCGGCCATCTTCGCCAATCCCACCGCCGCCGGTGTAAGCTTGCGCAATACCGGTGCCACCGCCGCATCGCGAACCTTGGTCCTCCGGGACGGCATCCCCCAGAACGATCCCTTCGGCGGATGGGTGCACTGGGCACGCTTCGATCCCTGGGCGCTGGAAAGCGTGCGGATCGCCCCCGCCTCCCGCTCTGCCGCTTGGGGAAACCTGAGCCCCGCCGGCAGCATCCGGCTCAACCGGCGCCCGATCGACCAAAACCGCGCGATGCTGCGCCTGACCGCGGGATCCCACGGGACCTACGGCGGTTCCGTGGCGGCGAATCTGGTTTCCGACGACACACGGCTGGGCTTCTCGTTTCTCGGCTTCACGACCCACAGCGACGGATTCCAAACGGTTCCGGCATCGCAGCGCGGTGCGATCGACCGCCGTCTCGGACTCGACTTCTCCGGCTTCGACCTGCGGGCCGTATGGCGGCCGACGGATCATCTCACGGTCGAACCGGCCCTGTCCTTCTACGATGAACGCCGTGGCAACGGCACTCCGGTGACCGGCAACACGACGGAGGCCTTCGACGCTTCCGTGCGCATCACTTCGGAAGATGGCCCGCTTTCCTGGCAGCTGCTCGGTTACTACCAGCGCCGGCGGTTCGCGTCGGTCTTCAGTTCCATCGACTCTCTCCGCTCCACCGAACGGGTCGCGCTGAACCAGTTCGACGTCCCGGGCGAAGGCGTCGGCGGAGCCTTCGTGATCCGACGCGAGACGGGCGACACATCCGCTGTCACGGTCGGCGCCGACCTCCGCTTGTTACGAGGCGAAACCAACGAGGACGCTGGCACCTTCCGCCGCCGCAAGGCAGGCGGCTCGCAGAACCTTGCCGGAATCTTCGCGACGGGTGAGTGGCAGCCGCGAGCAGGCACCCGCCTCGACGCCAGCCTGCGGCTCGACCGCTGGGAATTGCGTGACGGCAAGCGCATCGAACGATCCCTGACGAGTGGCGCGCTGCTGCGTTCCGGATTTTCGCCGAATCGCGAGGGCTGGGAGCCCTCGGCGGCACTTTCGATCCGGCACGACCTCACCCGCAGGCTGACCGGCCACGCCGCAATCTCGACCAGCTACCGGCTGCCGACCCTGAACGAACTCCACCGGCCGTTCCGGGTGCGCAACGACCTGACCGAGGCAAACCCGAATCTCGATCCCGAGCGGTTCTACAGCATCGAGGCCGGTCTCGAGTGGCGACCGAACGACTGCTTCACGCTCGAGGCATCCGTTTTCCATCACTGGGTCCGCGACGCGATTGCCAACGTGCCGGTCACCGACCCCGCCGAAATCGCCGCGATCTTCGGCAGCCTGCCTCCCGGCGGCACCGGTGCCCAACGAGCCAATGTCGACGAAGCCCGCATCCTTGGTCTGCAGACCTCGGCCGAGTGGCGGCCCGATGACTTCTGGACCGTGCGTTTCGACGGGCTCTGGTCCGACACAGAGTTCAGCTCATCGAGGAACCAGCCTCTTCTGGAGGACAAACCCTTCCCCTTCGCGCCGGACCTCCGCCTGATCGGCAGCCTGACAGCAAGACCAAGCGACACCGTTTCGGTCTTCGCCGGGATCGAATACGGATCGTCTCGTTTCGACGACGCCCTCGCCTCGCGCCGGATTCCCAGCTACTACACCTGCCGTATCGGCGGAACGTGGCAGGCCACCGACTCGCTGAGCGTTCACGCCCGCGTCGAGAATCTGCTCGATGCCGAAATCGTCACCGGCCTCGGCAGCGACGGCATCCGCGGAACCGGCCAGCCGCGGAGCTTCTGGATCACCGCCGAGCTCGGATTCTGA
- a CDS encoding arylsulfatase, whose amino-acid sequence MIARLLTILSFSLGIAAAADRPNIVLIMADDLGFADLGCYGAEIETPRLDRIAGEGLRFTRFYNTAKCHSSRVCLLTGLWCDQAGSESLSRGATIAEALKPSGYHTMMVGKWHLSKAPTDFGFERYWGHLSGATNFFTGDKTFRLDEKPWKVPSELNGKPFYVTDANIDFALDFLSDHRKSERKDDPFLLYVAFNAPHYPLQAPEEDVKKYADRYDLGWDELRAARHKRQLESGLLSSEWKLSPRPGHVPAWDSLSEAEKKWESERMAVFAAMVDIVDRNVGRLVDDLKANGEWDNTLFLFCSDNGACPFERTRGKELRPWDPKSYWTYDTGWAHVGNTPLRLYKQNQHEGGISSPLIAHWPKGMPDSGDGWRKLNDGSQATDQPGHLVDFMATCLDLAGAEYPKEVGGRVMDPLQGKSLVPVLKGEVREPHETLYFHFAAGDRALMKGDWKVVSAKRGKWELYHLGKDRTELNDLSASEPKRRQQMINEWFRIAKDVDRLPERQLKPATGEAPKLGVGRKE is encoded by the coding sequence ATGATTGCACGACTCCTGACCATTCTTTCCTTCAGCCTGGGCATCGCCGCGGCGGCGGACCGGCCGAACATCGTGCTGATCATGGCGGACGACCTCGGCTTCGCGGATCTCGGCTGCTACGGGGCGGAAATCGAAACGCCCCGTCTCGACCGGATTGCCGGAGAGGGTCTGCGGTTCACGCGTTTCTACAACACCGCGAAGTGCCACTCGTCACGGGTCTGCCTGCTCACCGGCCTGTGGTGCGACCAGGCCGGCAGCGAGTCACTGTCGCGCGGTGCGACGATCGCCGAAGCGTTGAAGCCGTCGGGCTACCACACGATGATGGTCGGCAAGTGGCACCTCTCGAAGGCGCCGACGGACTTCGGCTTCGAGCGCTACTGGGGGCACCTTTCGGGTGCGACCAACTTTTTCACCGGCGACAAGACCTTCCGGCTCGATGAGAAGCCGTGGAAGGTTCCGTCCGAGCTGAACGGCAAGCCCTTCTACGTGACGGATGCCAACATCGACTTCGCGCTCGATTTCCTCAGCGATCACCGGAAGTCGGAGCGGAAGGACGATCCGTTTCTTCTCTACGTCGCTTTCAACGCGCCGCACTACCCGCTGCAGGCGCCGGAAGAGGACGTGAAGAAGTATGCAGATCGCTATGACTTGGGTTGGGACGAACTGCGTGCCGCACGCCACAAGCGTCAGTTGGAGTCCGGGCTGCTGTCGTCGGAGTGGAAGCTCTCGCCGCGCCCCGGTCATGTGCCTGCGTGGGACTCACTTTCGGAAGCGGAGAAGAAGTGGGAGTCGGAGCGGATGGCGGTGTTCGCGGCGATGGTCGACATCGTGGATCGGAACGTCGGACGCCTCGTCGATGATCTGAAAGCGAATGGTGAGTGGGACAACACGCTCTTCCTGTTCTGCTCGGACAATGGCGCTTGCCCGTTCGAGCGGACGCGCGGCAAGGAGCTGCGGCCGTGGGATCCGAAGTCGTATTGGACCTACGACACCGGCTGGGCGCACGTCGGCAACACGCCTTTGAGGCTTTACAAGCAGAACCAGCACGAGGGCGGGATCTCGTCGCCGTTGATCGCGCACTGGCCGAAGGGAATGCCGGATTCAGGCGACGGCTGGCGCAAGCTGAACGACGGATCGCAGGCGACCGACCAACCGGGGCACCTCGTGGATTTCATGGCGACCTGCCTGGATCTGGCGGGAGCGGAGTACCCGAAAGAGGTAGGCGGGCGCGTGATGGATCCGCTGCAGGGCAAGTCATTGGTGCCGGTGTTGAAGGGGGAGGTGCGCGAGCCGCACGAGACGCTGTATTTCCACTTCGCAGCGGGTGACCGGGCGTTGATGAAGGGCGACTGGAAAGTCGTCTCGGCCAAGCGCGGCAAGTGGGAGCTGTATCACCTCGGCAAGGACCGGACGGAGTTGAACGACCTGTCGGCGAGCGAGCCGAAGCGTCGGCAGCAGATGATCAACGAGTGGTTCCGGATCGCGAAGGATGTCGACCGCTTGCCGGAAAGGCAGCTCAAGCCCGCCACCGGCGAGGCACCGAAGCTCGGAGTGGGGCGGAAGGAGTGA
- a CDS encoding Tex family protein, protein MSDVPTSAAASHIATIASETGIAATSVASTAKLLAEGATVPFISRYRKEATGSLDEVQIQAVRDRMVQLAELDARRSSILKSLEERSLLSDDLKKKVAGASTMAALEDIFAPYRPKRQTRATKAREKGLEPLADWLLENQNADPADEAAKFVDAEKEVADADEALAGARDIIAERVADDADLRGRTRKIYEEEGVVSSRVMYGKDEDKDAAKYRDYFDWSEPFHKIPSHRMLAIRRGEKEAFLIMRIEVPLERVSTFAAPDWVTGSGPAAEQVRLAVEDGCKRLLMPSMETEMRLAGKKAADETAIRVFADNLRELLLASPLGGKRTVAIDPAFRTGCKTVVLDARGSLLHHTVLHATAGSNSQLYEAAVELTGLIKKFQIEAIAIGNGTASRETEAFVRKLKLPSSIPVIMVNESGASVYSASEVARDEFPNEDVTVRGAVSIGRRLMDPLAEMVKIDPKAIGVGQYQHDVDQRALKASLDDTVVSSVNAVGVELNTASKQLLAYVSGLNASLAENIVAYRNENGGFRSRADLKNVPRLGDKAFEQAAGFLRIRDGEHPLDASSVHPERYGLVEQMAADLGCGVADLMRDGALRKKIDLRKYASDEVGLPTLQDILDELAKPGRDPRKQFELFSFAEGVEKPSDLSPGMKLPGIVTNVAAFGAFVDVGVHQDGLVHVSQLADHFVRDPAEVVKVGQKVNVTVLEVDVPRNRISLSMKAKPDLEPRSNGGGRGNSQRGPRPQRRDHRPQPAGGNDWFSQAMDQAKKR, encoded by the coding sequence ATGTCCGACGTTCCGACTTCCGCCGCTGCCAGCCACATCGCCACCATCGCATCCGAAACCGGCATCGCCGCCACTTCGGTTGCCTCGACCGCCAAGCTCCTCGCCGAGGGCGCCACGGTCCCCTTCATTTCCCGCTACCGCAAGGAAGCCACCGGCTCACTCGACGAGGTCCAGATCCAAGCCGTCCGCGACCGGATGGTGCAGCTCGCCGAACTCGACGCCCGCCGCTCTTCCATCCTCAAGTCCCTTGAGGAGCGCAGCCTGCTCAGCGATGACTTGAAAAAGAAGGTCGCCGGTGCCTCCACCATGGCCGCGCTTGAGGACATCTTCGCTCCCTACCGCCCGAAGCGCCAAACCCGTGCGACAAAGGCCAGGGAGAAAGGACTCGAGCCGCTTGCCGATTGGCTGCTGGAAAACCAGAACGCCGATCCGGCCGACGAAGCCGCCAAGTTCGTCGATGCGGAGAAGGAAGTCGCCGACGCCGATGAAGCGCTCGCCGGCGCCCGCGACATCATTGCGGAACGCGTGGCCGACGACGCCGACCTGCGGGGCCGCACACGGAAGATCTATGAGGAGGAAGGCGTCGTCAGCTCGCGGGTGATGTATGGCAAGGACGAGGACAAGGACGCCGCGAAATACCGCGACTACTTCGACTGGAGCGAGCCGTTCCACAAGATCCCGTCGCACCGCATGCTCGCCATCCGCCGCGGTGAGAAGGAGGCCTTCCTGATCATGCGGATCGAGGTGCCGCTCGAGCGGGTCTCGACCTTCGCCGCGCCCGACTGGGTCACCGGCTCGGGCCCGGCCGCGGAACAGGTCCGGCTGGCGGTCGAGGACGGCTGCAAGCGCCTGCTGATGCCCTCGATGGAAACCGAGATGCGCCTCGCCGGAAAGAAGGCGGCCGATGAAACCGCGATTCGCGTGTTTGCCGACAACCTCCGCGAGCTGCTCCTCGCCTCGCCGCTCGGTGGCAAGCGCACCGTTGCCATCGACCCGGCCTTTCGCACCGGCTGCAAGACGGTCGTGCTCGATGCCCGAGGCTCGTTGCTCCACCACACCGTGCTGCACGCCACCGCCGGCTCGAACAGCCAGCTCTACGAGGCCGCCGTCGAGCTCACCGGCCTGATCAAGAAGTTCCAGATCGAGGCGATCGCCATCGGCAACGGCACCGCCAGTCGCGAAACCGAAGCCTTCGTCCGTAAACTCAAGCTGCCCTCCTCCATCCCGGTCATCATGGTCAACGAGTCGGGCGCGTCGGTCTACTCGGCATCCGAGGTCGCCCGCGACGAGTTCCCGAACGAGGACGTCACCGTGCGCGGTGCGGTGAGCATCGGCCGCCGCCTGATGGACCCGCTGGCCGAGATGGTGAAGATCGACCCGAAGGCGATCGGGGTCGGACAGTACCAGCACGACGTCGACCAGCGCGCGCTGAAGGCAAGCCTCGATGACACCGTCGTCAGCTCGGTGAATGCGGTGGGGGTCGAGCTCAACACCGCGTCCAAGCAGCTCCTCGCCTACGTCTCGGGCCTCAACGCGTCCCTCGCGGAGAACATCGTCGCCTACCGCAACGAGAACGGCGGGTTCCGCTCGCGGGCGGATCTGAAGAACGTGCCGCGCCTCGGCGACAAGGCCTTTGAACAGGCCGCCGGCTTCCTGCGGATCCGCGACGGCGAACATCCGCTCGACGCCTCATCCGTCCACCCGGAGCGCTACGGATTGGTCGAGCAAATGGCAGCCGACCTCGGCTGCGGTGTGGCCGACCTGATGCGCGATGGAGCCCTGCGCAAGAAGATCGACCTGCGCAAATATGCCAGTGACGAGGTGGGACTGCCGACGCTTCAGGACATCCTCGACGAGCTCGCTAAGCCCGGCCGCGACCCGCGCAAGCAGTTCGAGCTGTTCTCTTTCGCCGAGGGTGTCGAGAAGCCATCCGATCTGAGCCCCGGCATGAAGCTGCCCGGCATCGTGACCAACGTCGCCGCCTTCGGTGCGTTCGTGGATGTCGGCGTCCACCAGGACGGACTCGTCCACGTCAGCCAGCTCGCCGACCACTTCGTCCGTGATCCCGCCGAGGTGGTGAAGGTCGGGCAGAAGGTGAATGTCACCGTCCTTGAAGTCGACGTTCCCCGCAACCGGATCTCCCTTTCGATGAAGGCGAAGCCGGATCTCGAGCCACGCTCGAACGGTGGCGGGCGGGGCAATTCGCAACGTGGGCCGCGTCCGCAGCGTCGCGACCACCGGCCGCAGCCGGCAGGCGGCAACGACTGGTTCAGCCAGGCGATGGATCAGGCGAAGAAGCGCTGA